In Streptomyces sp. NBC_00414, a single window of DNA contains:
- a CDS encoding response regulator transcription factor: MAERQNVPGSAPVRIFLLDDHEVVRRGLHDLLDAEPDMEVVGEAATGAQALVRGPALRPDVAILDVRLPDSDGITVCRELRSRMPELACLILTSFDDDDALLDAIMAGAAGYVLKQIKGSDLISAVRTVGAGQSMLDPATTARLMNTLRAPAASGAAPDDARSAGLSDREREFLVLIGEGLTNRQIGQRLYLSEKTVKNGISRLLAKLGVERRIQAAVLAAHLPPPRWKGER, from the coding sequence ATGGCCGAACGTCAGAACGTGCCCGGCAGCGCACCCGTCCGGATCTTCCTTCTCGACGACCACGAGGTGGTGCGCCGGGGACTGCACGATCTGCTGGACGCCGAGCCCGACATGGAGGTGGTCGGGGAGGCCGCCACCGGTGCCCAGGCGCTGGTACGCGGACCGGCGCTGCGGCCCGACGTGGCGATCCTGGACGTCCGGCTCCCCGACAGCGACGGGATCACCGTCTGCCGTGAACTGCGTTCCCGGATGCCCGAGTTGGCCTGTCTGATACTGACGTCCTTCGATGACGACGACGCGCTGCTCGACGCGATCATGGCAGGGGCGGCCGGCTACGTCCTCAAGCAGATCAAGGGGTCCGACCTGATCTCGGCGGTCCGCACGGTCGGGGCGGGTCAGTCGATGCTGGACCCGGCGACCACCGCCCGGCTCATGAACACCCTGCGCGCCCCGGCGGCCAGTGGCGCGGCCCCCGACGACGCGCGGTCGGCGGGCCTCTCGGATCGCGAGCGCGAGTTCCTCGTCCTCATCGGAGAGGGGCTCACCAACCGGCAGATCGGCCAGCGGCTCTACCTCTCCGAGAAGACCGTCAAGAACGGCATCTCCCGGCTGCTGGCCAAACTGGGCGTGGAACGGCGCATCCAGGCGGCGGTGCTCGCGGCGCATCTGCCGCCCCCGCGGTGGAAGGGCGAGCGGTAG
- a CDS encoding cyclic nucleotide-binding domain-containing protein encodes MLATSTPRLSEALPAEQMHRLMRLAREVSFPPGTRIFEEGGRADHFWIVRTGSVALDLRVPGRPSPVIDTLGFGELVGWSWLFPPYVWQLGAEAVSPVDAHELDASTVRLMCQSDPALGTAVGQWVGRVLARRLHATRTRLLDLYAPYGSGASR; translated from the coding sequence ATGCTCGCAACCTCCACTCCACGCCTGTCCGAGGCCCTGCCCGCCGAGCAGATGCACCGCCTGATGCGGCTCGCCCGGGAAGTGTCCTTCCCGCCGGGCACGCGGATCTTCGAGGAAGGAGGGCGGGCCGACCACTTCTGGATCGTGCGGACCGGATCCGTGGCGCTCGACCTGCGCGTTCCCGGCCGCCCCTCCCCCGTGATCGACACCCTCGGCTTCGGTGAACTCGTCGGCTGGTCCTGGCTGTTCCCGCCCTACGTGTGGCAGTTGGGCGCGGAGGCCGTGTCGCCGGTCGACGCGCACGAACTGGACGCGTCGACCGTGCGCCTGATGTGCCAGTCCGACCCGGCCCTCGGCACGGCGGTCGGGCAGTGGGTCGGCCGGGTGCTCGCCCGGCGCCTGCACGCCACGCGCACGCGCCTGCTCGACCTGTACGCCCCCTACGGCAGCGGCGCTTCCCGCTGA
- a CDS encoding Rv1733c family protein, protein MRTRKVRARVLRTQVIGRHGRHNPLRRRSDVVEVWTAMVVTAVLWAGAPLAGLAAGWWAYDGARSTAAEQRAERHRVLATVVESAPSSAPRAEGDRRPVQRVTVRWAEPGERTRTGETRVPAGAGVGDHTYVWLDWRDRIVPAPTSGTVVWQHTLAVGACGAGLAAAGVLALHALVRRVAARRRLAEWEQEWARTGPEWARHRT, encoded by the coding sequence ATGCGGACTCGGAAGGTGCGGGCGCGGGTGTTGCGGACGCAGGTGATCGGGCGGCATGGGCGGCACAATCCGCTGCGCCGCCGTTCGGACGTGGTGGAGGTGTGGACCGCGATGGTCGTCACCGCCGTGCTGTGGGCCGGCGCGCCACTGGCCGGGCTCGCCGCGGGCTGGTGGGCGTACGACGGGGCGCGGTCCACGGCGGCGGAGCAGCGGGCCGAACGCCACAGGGTGCTCGCGACGGTCGTCGAGAGCGCGCCCTCCTCCGCGCCCCGTGCGGAGGGAGACCGGCGGCCGGTGCAGCGGGTGACCGTCCGCTGGGCCGAGCCGGGCGAGCGGACGCGTACGGGTGAGACCCGGGTGCCCGCCGGGGCCGGGGTGGGCGACCACACGTACGTCTGGCTGGATTGGCGGGACCGGATCGTGCCCGCCCCGACGAGCGGCACGGTGGTCTGGCAGCACACGCTGGCGGTGGGCGCCTGCGGTGCGGGGCTGGCCGCGGCCGGCGTGCTGGCCCTGCACGCCCTGGTACGACGGGTCGCCGCACGACGCCGACTGGCCGAGTGGGAGCAGGAGTGGGCCCGCACGGGGCCCGAATGGGCGCGGCACCGGACCTGA